One genomic window of Corynebacterium massiliense DSM 45435 includes the following:
- the atpB gene encoding F0F1 ATP synthase subunit A, with protein MKGDFHSPELDPELFPGQTFGHILFGDVANGWFALDRIMIVRLIMTAILVLLFVAAFWKPKLVPKGLQNVAEIALDFVRVNIAEDILGKKEGRRFLPLLATIFFAVLFMNVSTIIPLLNISPNARIGMPIVLAAAAYIAMIYAGAKRYGFGKFMKSSVVIPNLPPALHVLVVPIEFFSTFILRPVTLALRLMANFLAGHIILVLLYSATNFFFWQLNGWTALSGVTVLAAVLFTLYEIIVIFLQAYIFALLTAVYIELSLHADEH; from the coding sequence ATGAAGGGTGACTTCCACTCGCCCGAACTGGATCCAGAACTTTTCCCGGGGCAAACTTTCGGCCACATCCTGTTTGGTGACGTAGCCAACGGGTGGTTCGCGCTGGATCGCATCATGATCGTCCGCCTCATTATGACGGCGATCTTGGTGCTCCTTTTCGTCGCAGCCTTTTGGAAGCCCAAGCTGGTTCCGAAGGGTCTGCAGAACGTCGCTGAAATCGCTCTCGATTTCGTGCGGGTAAACATCGCCGAAGACATTCTGGGGAAGAAGGAAGGCCGCCGCTTCTTGCCGTTGCTGGCGACCATTTTCTTCGCCGTTCTGTTCATGAACGTTTCGACGATCATCCCGTTGCTCAACATTTCGCCGAACGCTCGCATCGGTATGCCAATCGTCTTGGCTGCCGCGGCGTACATCGCCATGATCTACGCGGGCGCTAAGCGTTATGGGTTCGGTAAGTTCATGAAGTCGTCGGTGGTTATCCCTAACCTGCCGCCGGCGCTGCATGTACTTGTTGTGCCGATCGAGTTCTTCTCGACGTTCATCCTGCGACCGGTCACGCTGGCACTTCGTCTCATGGCGAACTTCCTGGCTGGCCACATCATTCTGGTGCTCCTCTACTCGGCGACCAACTTCTTCTTCTGGCAGCTGAATGGGTGGACCGCACTGTCTGGTGTTACCGTGCTCGCCGCAGTCCTGTTCACGCTCTACGAGATCATCGTCATCTTCCTGCAGGCGTACATCTTCGCCCTGCTGACGGCGGTCTACATTGAGCTTTCCTTGCACGCGGACGAGCACTAA
- a CDS encoding F0F1 ATP synthase subunit gamma, which produces MASLRELRDRIRSVNSTKKITKAQELIATSRITKAQARVEASQPYAQEMGNVMQRLAANSSLDHPMLKERENARVAAVVIVSSDRGMCGGYNNNVFKKAAQLEALLEQRGLEVVRLVTGAKGVGFYQFRDEHIEGQWTGFSQDPSWEATHDVRHHVVDGFLAGSTSQAKDRAGVSNPRGFDEVHVVYTEFESMLTQTARVQQLLPVKPVKGDHDAADAAGDSAAAAETGSDFEFEPDADTLMDGLLPKYVSRVLYAIFLEASASESASRRTAMKSATDNASELVTDLSRVANQARQAQITQEISEIVGGAGALAESAESD; this is translated from the coding sequence ATGGCAAGTCTTCGTGAGTTGCGCGACCGCATCCGGTCGGTGAACTCGACCAAGAAGATCACCAAGGCGCAGGAACTTATCGCGACCTCGCGCATTACCAAGGCGCAGGCGCGCGTCGAGGCTTCGCAGCCGTACGCCCAGGAAATGGGCAACGTCATGCAGCGCCTCGCAGCGAACAGCTCCCTTGATCACCCGATGTTGAAGGAGCGCGAGAACGCCCGCGTGGCCGCGGTCGTCATCGTGTCCTCTGACCGCGGCATGTGCGGCGGCTACAACAACAACGTGTTCAAGAAGGCTGCGCAGCTGGAGGCTCTCCTCGAACAGCGCGGCCTGGAGGTCGTCCGCCTGGTCACCGGTGCCAAGGGCGTCGGCTTCTACCAGTTCCGCGACGAGCACATCGAGGGACAGTGGACCGGGTTCTCCCAGGATCCGTCCTGGGAAGCTACCCACGACGTCCGTCACCACGTGGTCGACGGCTTCCTGGCTGGCTCCACCTCGCAGGCGAAGGACCGTGCGGGCGTTTCCAACCCGCGCGGCTTCGACGAGGTGCACGTGGTCTACACCGAGTTCGAATCGATGCTGACCCAGACCGCTCGCGTGCAGCAGCTGCTGCCCGTGAAGCCGGTTAAGGGCGATCACGATGCTGCGGACGCGGCTGGGGATTCGGCCGCTGCGGCCGAGACCGGTTCGGACTTCGAGTTCGAGCCGGACGCCGATACGCTGATGGACGGGCTGCTGCCGAAGTACGTTTCGCGCGTGCTGTACGCGATTTTCCTCGAGGCATCCGCCTCGGAGTCCGCATCCCGCCGTACCGCCATGAAGTCTGCTACTGACAACGCCTCCGAGCTGGTCACGGATCTCTCCCGTGTGGCCAACCAGGCACGTCAGGCGCAGATTACTCAGGAAATCTCAGAGATCGTCGGTGGCGCTGGCGCGCTCGCCGAAAGCGCAGAAAGTGACTAA
- a CDS encoding F0F1 ATP synthase subunit B has protein sequence MNNVFFFLAAEGGEELPMEGGNNLLLPKGYDIFWSLVAFVIILLVFWKFVLPNFQELLREREDRIEGGMKRAEAQQAEAKAALEKYNAQLADARAEAAEIREQARERGKQIEAEARAQAEEEAQRIIAAGEKQLAASRAQVVGDLRNDIGQNSINLAEKLLGGELSDSSKQSQTIDNFLSELDNVAPAGK, from the coding sequence ATGAACAACGTCTTTTTCTTCCTTGCGGCGGAAGGAGGGGAGGAGCTCCCGATGGAGGGAGGCAACAACCTCCTTTTGCCCAAGGGCTATGACATCTTCTGGTCTCTCGTCGCGTTCGTCATCATCCTGCTCGTCTTCTGGAAGTTCGTTCTTCCGAACTTCCAAGAACTGCTGCGGGAGCGCGAGGACCGGATCGAAGGCGGCATGAAGCGTGCTGAGGCTCAGCAGGCCGAGGCAAAGGCAGCGCTGGAGAAGTACAACGCCCAGCTTGCCGATGCCCGCGCTGAAGCCGCCGAGATCCGCGAGCAGGCACGCGAGCGTGGCAAGCAGATCGAGGCAGAAGCTCGAGCACAGGCCGAGGAAGAGGCACAGCGCATCATCGCCGCCGGCGAGAAGCAGCTGGCCGCTTCCCGCGCTCAGGTGGTCGGCGACCTGCGCAACGACATTGGACAGAACTCCATCAACCTGGCAGAGAAGCTGCTGGGTGGCGAGCTGTCCGATTCCTCGAAGCAGTCGCAGACGATCGACAACTTCCTGTCCGAGCTCGACAACGTGGCACCGGCCGGAAAGTAG
- a CDS encoding L-threonylcarbamoyladenylate synthase, whose amino-acid sequence MQGKIYDCSDPQERAAGMAAAVKSAKSGRLVVTPTDTLYGIGCDAFDNEAVANLLAAKGRGPDMPVPVLVGSWDTVRGLVATYPEKTQRLVEAFWPGGLSIVVPEAPSLPWNLGDTRGTVMLRMPLHPIAIELLREVGPMAVSSANISGQTPPTTAIAAKQQLGKAVNVYLDGGEAAIGKPSSIVDLSGPRPYILREGAISAERLGEVLGMDAAELRTRPGEGR is encoded by the coding sequence GTGCAAGGCAAGATTTACGATTGCTCGGATCCACAAGAGCGCGCCGCCGGGATGGCCGCGGCGGTGAAGTCCGCCAAGTCGGGCCGGCTTGTGGTGACCCCGACGGACACGCTCTACGGCATTGGTTGCGACGCCTTCGATAACGAGGCAGTGGCCAACCTCCTCGCAGCGAAGGGCCGCGGCCCGGATATGCCGGTGCCGGTCCTGGTCGGTTCGTGGGATACCGTGCGCGGCCTGGTGGCCACGTACCCGGAAAAGACCCAGCGTCTCGTGGAAGCCTTTTGGCCGGGTGGGCTTTCCATCGTTGTGCCGGAGGCGCCGTCGCTGCCGTGGAACTTAGGCGATACCCGGGGCACGGTGATGCTGCGCATGCCGCTGCACCCCATCGCCATTGAACTGCTCCGCGAGGTCGGACCCATGGCGGTCTCCAGCGCCAATATCTCCGGCCAGACCCCGCCGACGACGGCCATCGCTGCGAAACAGCAGTTGGGTAAAGCCGTCAACGTTTACTTGGACGGGGGAGAGGCGGCCATCGGCAAGCCGTCGAGCATCGTCGACCTGTCCGGCCCGCGCCCGTACATCCTCCGCGAGGGCGCGATTAGCGCCGAGCGGCTGGGCGAGGTCTTAGGCATGGACGCCGCGGAGCTGCGCACCCGCCCGGGCGAAGGGCGGTAA
- the prfA gene encoding peptide chain release factor 1, which yields MASQVSLVDDIVSEYEGIEMQMADPSIAGDQSQFRKLSKRYAELRPIIQVNNDLTQARTDLDDAKEMAYEDHDFQAEADRLEGVVVELEEKLADLLAPRDEQDSEDVIMEIKAGAGGEEAALFAGELARMYERYADKAGFTWEVLGITDSDLGGVKDMTLSVKSKTPSRDGAWSVFKFEGGVHRVQRVPVTESQGRIQTSAAGVLVFPEPEEPEEVHIDEKDLRIDVYRSSGKGGQGVNTTDSAVRITHLPTGLVVTCQKERSQIQNKARAMQVLQARLEQMEREARDAETADQRASQVRTMDRSERIRTYNWPENRITDHRIGYKANNLDSVLDGDMDALITALQAQERADRLEAEG from the coding sequence ATGGCTAGCCAGGTTTCCCTCGTAGACGACATTGTCTCCGAGTACGAGGGCATCGAGATGCAGATGGCTGATCCCTCCATCGCGGGTGATCAGTCCCAGTTCCGCAAGCTGTCCAAGCGCTACGCCGAGCTGCGCCCGATCATCCAGGTCAATAACGACCTAACCCAGGCGCGCACCGACTTAGACGACGCGAAGGAAATGGCCTACGAGGATCACGATTTCCAGGCCGAGGCCGACCGCCTGGAAGGCGTCGTGGTGGAGCTGGAGGAAAAGCTCGCCGATCTGCTCGCTCCGCGCGACGAGCAGGACTCCGAGGACGTCATCATGGAGATCAAGGCCGGCGCCGGCGGTGAAGAGGCCGCCCTGTTCGCCGGTGAGCTGGCGCGCATGTACGAGCGTTACGCCGATAAGGCCGGGTTCACCTGGGAGGTACTCGGCATTACGGACTCCGACCTCGGCGGTGTCAAGGACATGACGTTGTCCGTGAAGTCCAAGACCCCGTCGCGCGACGGTGCGTGGTCGGTGTTCAAGTTCGAGGGCGGCGTGCACCGCGTGCAGCGCGTGCCGGTCACCGAGTCCCAGGGCCGCATCCAGACCTCGGCCGCGGGCGTGCTCGTCTTCCCCGAGCCGGAGGAGCCGGAAGAGGTCCACATCGACGAAAAGGACCTGCGTATCGATGTCTACCGCTCGTCCGGTAAGGGCGGCCAGGGCGTGAACACGACCGACTCGGCCGTGCGTATCACCCACCTGCCCACCGGGCTGGTGGTCACCTGCCAGAAAGAACGCTCCCAGATCCAGAACAAGGCCCGCGCCATGCAGGTGCTGCAGGCCCGCCTGGAGCAGATGGAGCGCGAGGCCCGCGACGCCGAGACCGCCGATCAGCGCGCCTCCCAGGTGCGCACGATGGATCGTTCCGAGCGCATCCGCACCTACAACTGGCCGGAAAACCGCATTACCGATCACCGCATCGGCTACAAGGCCAACAACTTGGACTCCGTTCTGGACGGCGACATGGACGCGCTGATCACCGCGCTGCAGGCGCAGGAGCGCGCCGATCGCCTCGAGGCGGAGGGCTAG
- the atpA gene encoding F0F1 ATP synthase subunit alpha, producing the protein MAELTISSDEIRSAIANYTSSYSAEASREEVGVITSAADGIANVSGLPSVMANELLEFPNGVIGVAQNLDTNSIGVVVLGNFESLAEGDEVRRTGEVLSIPVGDDFLGRVVNPLGQAIDGLGDVKGEEDRVLELQAPSVLQRQPVEEPMQTGMKAIDAMTPIGRGQRQLIIGDRKTGKTSVCIDTILNQKANWESGDKDKQVRCIYVAIGQKGSTIAGVRQTLEEHGALDYTTIVAAPASDSAGFKWLAPFSGAALGQHWMYQGYHVLVIYDDLTKQAEAYRAISLLLRRPPGREAYPGDVFYLHSRLLERAAKLSDDMGAGSLTALPIIETKANDVSAFIPTNVISITDGQVFLESDLFNQGIRPAINVGVSVSRVGGAAQTKGMKKVAGNLRLDLAAYRDLEAFAAFASDLDSASKAQLERGARLVELLKQKEHAPQAVEYQMVSIFLADQGIFDSVPVEDVRRFETEVQDHLNATVPEAYDQISGGVPLNDESKEKLTAEAKRFLSGFRTSEGNTLGTEAPVEAMDESEVNQTELGVSRKATK; encoded by the coding sequence ATGGCGGAGCTGACGATCTCCTCTGACGAGATCCGTAGCGCGATTGCGAACTACACCTCGAGCTACTCCGCGGAGGCCTCCCGTGAGGAGGTCGGCGTGATTACTTCGGCAGCAGACGGTATTGCCAACGTCAGTGGCCTTCCGTCTGTCATGGCGAACGAGCTGCTCGAGTTCCCGAACGGCGTCATTGGCGTCGCACAGAACCTGGACACCAACTCCATCGGCGTCGTGGTTCTGGGTAACTTTGAATCCCTGGCCGAAGGCGACGAAGTTCGCCGCACCGGCGAGGTCCTGTCCATCCCGGTCGGCGATGACTTCCTCGGCCGCGTCGTCAACCCGCTGGGTCAGGCCATCGACGGCCTGGGCGACGTCAAGGGCGAAGAAGACCGCGTCCTGGAGCTGCAGGCACCGTCCGTGCTGCAGCGCCAGCCGGTCGAAGAGCCGATGCAGACCGGTATGAAGGCCATCGACGCGATGACCCCGATCGGCCGTGGTCAGCGTCAGTTGATCATCGGTGACCGTAAGACCGGTAAGACCTCGGTGTGCATCGACACCATCCTTAACCAGAAGGCGAACTGGGAGTCCGGCGACAAGGACAAGCAGGTCCGCTGCATCTACGTCGCTATCGGTCAGAAGGGCTCGACCATCGCCGGCGTGCGCCAGACCCTCGAGGAGCACGGCGCGCTCGACTACACCACCATCGTGGCTGCCCCGGCGTCTGACTCGGCCGGCTTCAAGTGGCTCGCACCGTTTTCCGGTGCCGCCCTGGGTCAGCACTGGATGTACCAGGGCTACCACGTCCTGGTTATCTACGATGACCTGACCAAGCAGGCAGAGGCCTACCGTGCCATCTCGCTGCTGCTGCGCCGCCCGCCGGGACGCGAGGCTTACCCGGGCGACGTCTTCTACCTGCACTCCCGTCTGCTGGAGCGCGCGGCCAAACTTTCCGATGACATGGGCGCCGGCTCGCTGACCGCCCTGCCGATCATCGAGACGAAGGCAAACGACGTCTCGGCCTTCATTCCGACCAACGTCATCTCGATTACCGACGGCCAGGTCTTCCTCGAGTCTGACCTGTTCAACCAGGGCATTCGCCCGGCTATTAACGTCGGTGTGTCGGTGTCCCGTGTCGGTGGTGCCGCACAGACCAAGGGCATGAAGAAGGTTGCCGGTAACCTGCGTCTTGACCTCGCTGCTTACCGCGACCTGGAGGCGTTCGCCGCCTTCGCCTCTGACCTGGACTCCGCGTCCAAGGCTCAGCTGGAGCGCGGCGCTCGCCTGGTCGAGCTGCTCAAGCAGAAGGAGCACGCACCGCAGGCCGTTGAGTACCAGATGGTCTCCATCTTCCTGGCGGACCAGGGCATCTTCGACTCCGTTCCCGTCGAGGATGTGCGCCGCTTTGAGACGGAGGTCCAGGATCACCTCAACGCGACCGTTCCGGAGGCTTACGACCAGATCAGCGGCGGCGTTCCGCTGAACGACGAGTCCAAGGAAAAGCTCACCGCCGAGGCGAAGCGCTTCCTGTCCGGCTTCCGCACCTCCGAGGGCAACACCCTGGGCACGGAAGCACCGGTCGAGGCCATGGACGAGAGCGAAGTCAACCAGACCGAGCTCGGCGTCTCCCGCAAGGCGACCAAGTAG
- a CDS encoding ATP synthase F0 subunit C has protein sequence MNDIILAQAADTAIDLRALGYGVATIGPGLGIGILVGKTVEGMARQPEMAGQLRTTMFLGIAFVEALALIGLVAGFLF, from the coding sequence ATGAACGACATCATCCTGGCTCAGGCAGCAGACACCGCCATCGACCTCCGCGCCCTCGGCTACGGCGTCGCCACCATCGGCCCGGGCCTCGGCATCGGCATCCTCGTTGGCAAGACCGTTGAGGGCATGGCACGTCAGCCGGAGATGGCTGGCCAGCTGCGTACCACCATGTTCCTGGGTATCGCGTTCGTTGAGGCACTGGCCCTGATCGGCCTGGTTGCCGGCTTCCTGTTCTAA
- the atpD gene encoding F0F1 ATP synthase subunit beta, whose product MTSATAVKLEDDKSSAAAGRVVRVIGPVVDVEFPRGELPELYNALTVEVHLAAVEKTITLEVAQHLGDNLVRAVSMAPTDGLVRGAEVSNTGGPISVPVGDVVKGHVFNALGDCLDEPGLGRDGENWGIHRDPPPFDELEGKTEILETGIKVIDLLTPYVKGGKIGLFGGAGVGKTVLIQEMITRIAREFSGTSVFAGVGERTREGTDLFLEMEEMGVLQDTALVFGQMDEPPGVRMRVALSGLTMAEYFRDVQNQDVLLFIDNIFRFTQAGSEVSTLLGRMPSAVGYQPTLADEMGVLQERITSTKGRSITSLQAVYVPADDYTDPAPATTFAHLDATTELDRSIASKGIYPAVNPLTSTSRILEPGIVGDHHYEVAQRVIGILQKNKELQDIIAILGMDELSEEDKITVQRARRIERFLGQNFFVAKKFTGLEGSYVPLTETIDAFERICDGEFDHYPEQAFNGIGGLDDLHAEYKKLTEKK is encoded by the coding sequence ATGACTTCAGCTACTGCTGTAAAGCTTGAGGACGACAAGTCCTCGGCCGCCGCTGGGCGGGTAGTGCGTGTCATCGGTCCGGTCGTCGACGTGGAGTTCCCGCGCGGCGAGCTGCCGGAGCTGTACAACGCGCTGACCGTCGAGGTTCACCTCGCGGCGGTGGAAAAGACCATCACCCTCGAGGTCGCTCAGCACCTCGGTGACAACCTGGTCCGTGCCGTCTCCATGGCACCGACCGACGGCCTGGTTCGCGGCGCAGAGGTGTCCAACACCGGCGGCCCGATCTCCGTTCCGGTCGGCGACGTGGTCAAGGGCCACGTCTTCAACGCCCTGGGCGACTGCCTGGATGAGCCGGGTCTCGGCCGCGACGGCGAGAACTGGGGCATCCACCGTGACCCGCCGCCGTTCGACGAGCTCGAGGGCAAGACCGAGATCCTCGAGACCGGCATTAAGGTCATCGACCTTCTGACCCCGTACGTCAAGGGCGGCAAGATCGGCCTGTTCGGCGGCGCCGGCGTGGGCAAGACGGTTCTCATCCAGGAGATGATTACCCGTATCGCCCGCGAGTTCTCCGGTACCTCCGTGTTCGCCGGCGTTGGCGAGCGCACCCGTGAGGGCACCGACCTCTTCCTGGAAATGGAAGAGATGGGCGTGCTGCAGGACACCGCACTTGTCTTCGGCCAGATGGACGAGCCGCCGGGAGTCCGTATGCGCGTGGCCCTGTCCGGCCTGACCATGGCGGAGTACTTCCGCGATGTGCAGAACCAGGACGTGCTGCTGTTCATCGACAACATCTTCCGTTTCACCCAGGCCGGTTCCGAGGTGTCGACCCTGCTGGGCCGCATGCCTTCCGCCGTCGGTTACCAGCCGACCCTGGCTGACGAGATGGGTGTTCTGCAGGAGCGTATTACCTCGACCAAGGGTCGTTCCATTACCTCCCTGCAGGCGGTCTACGTGCCGGCCGATGACTACACCGACCCGGCTCCGGCGACCACCTTCGCCCACCTGGATGCGACCACCGAGCTGGACCGCTCCATCGCCTCGAAGGGTATTTACCCGGCGGTGAACCCGCTGACGTCAACCTCTCGAATCCTCGAGCCGGGCATCGTCGGCGATCACCACTACGAGGTTGCGCAGCGCGTCATCGGCATCCTGCAGAAGAACAAGGAGCTGCAGGACATCATCGCCATCCTGGGTATGGACGAGCTCTCGGAAGAGGACAAGATCACCGTCCAGCGCGCACGCCGCATCGAGCGCTTCCTGGGCCAGAACTTCTTCGTGGCGAAGAAGTTCACCGGCCTGGAGGGCTCCTACGTGCCGCTGACGGAGACCATCGACGCCTTCGAGCGCATCTGCGACGGCGAGTTCGACCACTACCCGGAGCAGGCGTTCAACGGCATCGGCGGTCTGGACGACCTCCACGCCGAGTACAAGAAGCTGACCGAGAAGAAGTAG
- a CDS encoding F0F1 ATP synthase subunit delta, protein MKAASREALAQCQEKLDGYLREHDVQAAAQTGLDLFEVVGVLDDHRDLRVALTDDAAPAEARQSLVRELFGSKVAESTLQVLNDAVAQNWSTGKEFVNGLSTIGHRALLRGAEAQGQLEQVEDELFQLSRVLDREGELTQLLSDRTASSAKKRGLLANVLYGKVSMFAEALALQAIGRPEKNSIDDVAALAAQAADLRDRTIAHVAVARDVNDNQQAVLAEKLGKIYGRAVSIHTEVDPSLLGGMKIRVGDEVIDGSIQGKIARLRTAMSA, encoded by the coding sequence ATGAAGGCAGCTAGCCGCGAAGCACTCGCTCAGTGCCAGGAAAAGCTCGACGGATACCTGCGCGAGCACGACGTCCAGGCTGCAGCACAGACCGGCCTCGATCTCTTCGAGGTCGTCGGTGTGCTGGACGATCACCGTGACTTGCGTGTTGCGCTGACCGATGACGCCGCGCCCGCGGAGGCCCGCCAGTCTCTCGTCCGCGAGCTCTTCGGTTCGAAGGTCGCCGAGTCGACCCTGCAGGTTTTGAACGACGCTGTCGCGCAGAACTGGTCGACCGGTAAGGAATTCGTCAACGGGCTTTCCACCATCGGTCACCGCGCCCTGCTGCGCGGCGCCGAGGCACAGGGCCAGCTGGAGCAGGTCGAAGACGAGCTGTTCCAACTGTCCCGCGTCCTGGACCGCGAGGGTGAGCTGACCCAGCTGCTTTCCGACCGCACTGCCTCTTCCGCGAAGAAGCGCGGATTGCTGGCAAACGTTCTCTACGGCAAGGTTTCGATGTTCGCCGAGGCGCTTGCGCTGCAGGCCATCGGCCGACCCGAGAAGAACTCGATCGACGACGTGGCCGCGCTGGCCGCGCAGGCCGCAGACCTGCGTGACCGCACCATCGCCCACGTGGCAGTCGCTCGGGATGTGAATGACAACCAGCAGGCAGTACTCGCCGAGAAGCTGGGCAAGATTTACGGTCGTGCGGTCTCCATCCACACAGAGGTTGATCCCAGCCTCCTCGGTGGAATGAAGATCCGCGTTGGCGACGAGGTCATCGACGGTTCCATCCAGGGCAAGATCGCCCGCCTGCGGACCGCGATGAGCGCCTAG
- a CDS encoding N5-glutamine methyltransferase family protein translates to MADADTAGESGAGERGGKAAAARPETLPAALRHAAAELQAVGVASPLYDARLIAAHLLGCAPLDTMFYDDVPEGFWAAVDRRLTREPLQHILGQAPFGPLDIAVGPGVFIPRPETESLADWGARQAQALAAGSDAAPAPVVVDLCSGSGAVAAYIAHAVPAARVLAVELSADALPYTRQNAEPHGVEVIHGDATDLMLLDTLHGQVDVVVANPPYVPESSDLPPEVYADPDMAVFSGADGMRLIRGMVPVIATLLRSGGYAAVEHDDTTSAAVRDCFAAGGQFTDIAPLADLTGVDRFVTARKLERRLGTDI, encoded by the coding sequence GTGGCGGACGCCGACACCGCAGGCGAGAGCGGAGCCGGGGAGCGGGGCGGGAAGGCTGCGGCCGCGCGCCCCGAGACACTTCCCGCCGCCCTCCGGCACGCGGCGGCCGAGCTGCAGGCGGTGGGAGTCGCATCCCCGCTTTACGATGCCCGCCTCATCGCCGCCCACCTTCTAGGCTGCGCTCCGCTGGACACCATGTTCTACGACGACGTGCCGGAAGGCTTCTGGGCCGCGGTGGACCGCCGGCTGACCCGCGAGCCGCTGCAACACATCCTGGGCCAGGCCCCTTTCGGGCCGCTGGACATCGCAGTGGGCCCCGGCGTGTTCATCCCGCGCCCGGAGACCGAGTCCTTGGCGGACTGGGGCGCGCGCCAAGCGCAGGCTTTAGCGGCGGGAAGCGACGCGGCGCCGGCGCCGGTCGTGGTGGATCTGTGTTCCGGGTCGGGCGCCGTGGCGGCGTATATCGCCCACGCTGTACCGGCGGCGCGGGTGCTGGCGGTTGAGCTGTCCGCGGACGCGCTGCCGTATACCCGCCAAAACGCTGAGCCACACGGCGTGGAGGTCATCCACGGCGATGCGACCGACCTGATGCTGCTGGACACGTTGCACGGGCAGGTGGACGTGGTGGTGGCCAACCCGCCGTACGTTCCGGAGTCGTCGGATCTCCCGCCGGAGGTCTACGCGGATCCGGACATGGCGGTCTTTTCCGGCGCGGACGGTATGCGGCTTATCCGGGGGATGGTGCCGGTCATCGCCACGCTCCTGCGCTCCGGCGGTTATGCGGCGGTGGAGCACGATGACACGACCTCCGCTGCGGTGCGCGACTGTTTCGCTGCCGGTGGGCAGTTCACCGACATCGCGCCGCTGGCGGACCTCACCGGGGTCGACCGCTTTGTCACCGCGCGTAAACTTGAGCGCCGACTAGGCACGGACATTTAG
- a CDS encoding glycosyltransferase family 4 protein, producing the protein MGSAGVPLREIGLVILVAAVLTYLTTGIVRSFLVRSGRVAEIRQRDSHSQPTPRLGGLAMLFGFGGAIFLAAQLPALTRGFMPVTPEMTAVVWAALAIVAVGVVDDLFELSAVVKLLGQLVAAAVLAGLGVSWTLLFVPVGGGTTVVLDQFQSTILTTVFAVILVNAMNFVDGLDGLAAGLGLIAGAAILVFSLTVLHDQGGTVSAYPPAIIAAGLVGVCAGFLPHNFEPSRIFMGDSGSMLIGLLLAAAATSASGKINMSLYGAADLVALMSPLIVVAAAVFIPVLDLVWAVVRRLAQGKSPFAADKLHIHHRLLSLGHTHRRTVLVIYLWVTAVAFGAVSFSLVPAPIAAAISLLAILAAIGVTLIPLRAGKIGRHTRAHSVR; encoded by the coding sequence GTGGGCAGTGCCGGCGTCCCGCTTCGGGAAATCGGGCTGGTCATTCTGGTGGCCGCCGTCCTGACGTATCTGACCACGGGCATCGTGCGTTCCTTTCTGGTGCGCAGCGGCCGGGTGGCGGAGATTCGTCAGCGCGATAGCCACTCCCAGCCGACCCCGCGGCTGGGTGGGCTGGCCATGCTCTTCGGGTTCGGCGGCGCTATCTTCCTGGCCGCGCAGCTGCCCGCCCTTACCCGCGGGTTCATGCCCGTCACCCCGGAGATGACCGCGGTGGTGTGGGCCGCGCTCGCCATCGTGGCGGTGGGCGTGGTCGATGACCTCTTTGAGCTCAGCGCCGTGGTGAAGCTGCTCGGCCAGCTCGTGGCCGCGGCGGTGTTGGCGGGGCTTGGTGTCTCGTGGACCCTGCTCTTCGTGCCGGTGGGCGGCGGCACCACGGTGGTCCTGGATCAGTTCCAGTCCACAATCTTGACCACGGTCTTCGCCGTGATCCTTGTCAACGCCATGAACTTCGTCGACGGGCTCGATGGGCTCGCCGCCGGTCTGGGGCTTATCGCCGGCGCCGCCATTCTGGTGTTCTCGCTGACGGTGTTGCACGACCAGGGCGGCACGGTCTCGGCGTACCCGCCGGCCATCATTGCCGCCGGCTTGGTCGGTGTGTGCGCGGGCTTTTTGCCCCACAACTTTGAACCCTCGCGCATTTTCATGGGCGATTCCGGCTCCATGCTCATCGGGCTGCTGCTGGCCGCGGCGGCCACCTCGGCCTCCGGGAAGATCAACATGTCCCTGTACGGCGCTGCGGATCTCGTGGCGCTGATGAGCCCGCTCATCGTGGTCGCAGCCGCGGTGTTTATCCCCGTGCTGGATCTGGTGTGGGCGGTGGTGCGCCGGCTCGCGCAGGGCAAGTCACCGTTCGCGGCGGACAAGCTGCACATCCACCACCGGTTGCTGTCTTTGGGGCACACGCACCGCCGCACGGTGCTGGTCATCTACCTCTGGGTGACCGCGGTGGCCTTCGGTGCGGTGAGTTTCTCTTTGGTGCCAGCGCCCATCGCGGCGGCCATCAGCCTGCTCGCCATCCTCGCGGCCATCGGCGTCACGCTCATCCCGCTGCGGGCGGGCAAGATCGGTCGGCATACCCGCGCGCATTCGGTGCGGTAG